In the Pseudomonas orientalis genome, one interval contains:
- a CDS encoding ATP phosphoribosyltransferase regulatory subunit has product MATVDRWLLPDGIEEVLPPEAARIEIARRQVLDLFQSWGYEFVVTPHIEYLESLLTGAGQDLDLRTFKVIDPQSGRQMGFRADITPQVARIDAHTLRREGPSRLCYAGSVLHAQPRALSSSRSPIQLGAELYGDASPSSDVEVISLMLAMLQLADVPDVHMDLGHVGIYRGLARAAGLSGEVEQQLFDALQRKAIDEVIALTEGVPAELADMLRSLVNLCGGREVLAAARERLAKAPAPVLAALDDVQAIAEQLSARFPQLPLYFDLGELRGYHYHTGVVFAVFVPGVGQAIAQGGRYDDIGADFGRARPATGFSTDLKTLVTLGRAEVELPSGGIWMPDSTDAALWQQVCQLRSEGQRVVQALPGQPLAAAREADCDRQLIQQNGLWQVSPLAS; this is encoded by the coding sequence ATGGCAACGGTAGACCGCTGGCTGCTGCCAGATGGCATCGAAGAAGTACTGCCACCAGAGGCTGCGCGCATTGAAATAGCGCGTCGCCAGGTGTTGGATCTGTTCCAGAGCTGGGGCTACGAGTTTGTCGTGACCCCCCATATCGAGTACCTGGAATCCCTGCTGACCGGCGCGGGCCAGGACCTGGATCTGCGCACCTTCAAGGTTATCGACCCGCAATCGGGCCGGCAAATGGGTTTCCGCGCCGACATCACGCCGCAAGTGGCACGCATCGATGCGCACACCCTGCGCCGCGAAGGCCCCAGCCGCCTGTGCTATGCCGGCAGCGTGCTGCATGCCCAGCCGCGTGCCTTGTCGTCTTCGCGCAGCCCGATCCAGTTGGGCGCCGAGTTGTATGGCGATGCGAGCCCAAGCAGCGACGTTGAAGTCATCAGCCTGATGCTGGCCATGCTGCAACTGGCGGATGTGCCGGACGTGCACATGGACCTGGGTCACGTGGGTATCTACCGCGGCCTGGCCCGTGCGGCCGGCTTGTCCGGCGAGGTTGAGCAACAGTTGTTCGATGCCCTGCAACGCAAGGCCATCGATGAAGTCATCGCCCTGACCGAAGGCGTGCCTGCCGAGCTGGCCGATATGCTGCGCTCGCTGGTCAACCTGTGCGGCGGTCGTGAAGTGCTGGCGGCCGCGCGTGAACGCCTGGCCAAGGCGCCTGCGCCTGTATTGGCGGCGCTGGACGACGTGCAGGCGATTGCCGAGCAGTTGTCCGCGCGTTTCCCGCAACTGCCGTTGTACTTTGATCTGGGCGAGTTGCGCGGCTACCACTACCACACTGGTGTGGTGTTCGCGGTGTTTGTACCGGGTGTTGGCCAGGCCATCGCCCAGGGTGGTCGCTACGACGACATCGGTGCCGACTTTGGTCGCGCCCGTCCGGCCACCGGTTTTTCCACCGATTTGAAAACCCTGGTGACCCTGGGGCGTGCTGAGGTCGAGCTGCCGTCTGGTGGCATCTGGATGCCCGACAGTACGGACGCGGCACTCTGGCAGCAGGTTTGTCAGTTGCGCAGTGAGGGTCAGCGTGTCGTCCAGGCCCTGCCTGGGCAACCATTGGCCGCCGCCCGTGAAGCGGACTGCGACCGGCAATTGATTCAGCAGAACGGGCTTTGGCAAGTATCGCCACTGGCTTCTTGA
- a CDS encoding adenylosuccinate synthase, which yields MGKNVVVLGTQWGDEGKGKIVDLLTEHAAAVVRYQGGHNAGHTLVIDGEKTVLHLIPSGVLREGVQCLIGNGVVVAPDALLREIVKLEEKGVPVRERLRISPSCPLILSFHVALDQAREKARGELKIGTTGRGIGPAYEDKVARRGLRVGDLLNMPRFEDKLRELVDYHNFMLVGYYKEPAIEFEKTLAECKEYAELLKPLMLDVTAELHDLRRAGKDIMFEGAQGSLLDIDHGTYPYVTSSNTTAGGVATGSGVGPMFLDYILGITKAYTTRVGSGPFPTELFDDVGAHLAKQGHEFGATTGRARRCGWFDAVILRRAIDVNSISGICLTKLDVLDGLEAINICVGYKDAQGNDVAPTDADSYVGLQPVYEEVPGWTESTVGAKTLEELPANARAYIKRVEELIGAPIDIISTGPDRNETIVLRHPFA from the coding sequence ATGGGTAAGAATGTCGTAGTCCTGGGCACCCAATGGGGTGATGAGGGCAAAGGCAAGATCGTTGATCTGCTGACCGAACATGCTGCCGCCGTAGTGCGCTACCAGGGTGGTCACAACGCTGGCCACACCCTGGTCATCGATGGCGAAAAAACCGTCTTGCACCTTATCCCGTCGGGCGTGCTGCGCGAAGGCGTGCAGTGCCTGATCGGCAACGGCGTGGTGGTTGCACCGGACGCCTTGCTGCGCGAGATCGTCAAGCTGGAAGAGAAAGGCGTACCGGTGCGCGAGCGCCTGCGTATCAGCCCATCCTGCCCGCTGATCCTGTCCTTCCACGTGGCGCTGGACCAGGCCCGTGAAAAGGCGCGTGGCGAGCTGAAGATCGGTACGACCGGTCGCGGCATCGGCCCGGCCTACGAAGACAAGGTGGCACGCCGTGGCCTGCGTGTGGGCGACCTGCTCAACATGCCGCGTTTTGAAGACAAGCTGCGTGAACTGGTGGATTACCACAACTTCATGCTGGTCGGTTATTACAAAGAGCCGGCCATCGAATTTGAAAAGACCCTGGCCGAGTGCAAGGAATACGCCGAGCTGCTCAAGCCGCTGATGCTGGACGTGACGGCCGAGCTGCACGACCTGCGTCGCGCCGGCAAGGACATCATGTTCGAAGGCGCCCAGGGCTCGTTGCTGGACATCGACCACGGTACCTACCCGTATGTGACCAGCTCCAACACCACTGCCGGCGGCGTTGCCACAGGTTCAGGCGTTGGCCCGATGTTCCTGGACTACATCCTGGGCATCACCAAGGCTTACACTACCCGTGTAGGTTCCGGTCCGTTCCCGACTGAGCTGTTCGACGATGTCGGCGCCCATCTGGCAAAGCAGGGTCACGAATTCGGCGCCACCACCGGCCGTGCCCGTCGTTGTGGCTGGTTCGACGCCGTTATCCTGCGTCGCGCTATCGATGTGAACAGCATCTCGGGCATCTGCCTGACCAAGCTGGACGTGCTCGACGGCCTGGAAGCCATCAACATCTGCGTCGGCTACAAAGACGCGCAAGGCAACGATGTCGCCCCGACCGACGCTGACAGCTACGTAGGCCTGCAGCCTGTGTACGAAGAAGTGCCGGGTTGGACCGAATCGACCGTAGGTGCCAAGACCCTGGAAGAGTTGCCAGCCAACGCCCGCGCCTACATCAAGCGCGTGGAAGAGCTGATCGGCGCACCGATCGACATTATTTCGACGGGCCCGGACCGCAACGAGACCATCGTTCTGCGTCACCCGTTCGCTTAA